From Mustela erminea isolate mMusErm1 chromosome 1, mMusErm1.Pri, whole genome shotgun sequence, a single genomic window includes:
- the NANOS3 gene encoding nanos homolog 3, with translation MGTFDLWTDYLGLARLVGALRGEEEPETRLDPQPQPTPGAEGQTPSLESSPAPERLCSFCKHNGESRAIYQSHVLKDEAGRVLCPILRDYVCPQCGATRDRAHTRRFCPLTGQGYTSVYSYTTRNSAGKKVSRPDKARMQDPGHRRGGAGAAACAGGWGTWCGGGQPWACG, from the coding sequence ATGGGAACCTTTGACCTATGGACAGATTACCTGGGTTTGGCACGCCTGGTGGGGGCTCTGCGTGGGGAAGAGGAGCCTGAAACCAGGCTGGACCCCCAGCCACAGCCAACTCCAGGAGCAGAGGGTCAGACACCCAGCCTGGAATCGTCACCAGCTCCCGAACGCCTGTGCTCCTTCTGCAAACACAACGGCGAGTCCCGGGCCATCTATCAGTCCCACGTGCTCAAGGATGAGGCGGGCCGGGTGCTGTGTCCCATCCTGCGTGACTATGTGTGCCCCCAGTGCGGTGCCACACGTGACCGTGCCCACACACGCCGTTTCTGCCCGCTCACCGGCCAGGGCTACACCTCTGTCTACAGCTACACCACTCGCAACTCAGCTGGCAAGAAGGTGTCCCGGCCTGACAAGGCAAGGATGCAAGATCCAGGGCATCGCCGAGGCGGCGCAGGAGCTGCAGCGTGTGCAGGTGGCTGGGGGACCTGGTGTGGAGGGGGCCAGCCCTGGGCTTGTGGCTAA